The proteins below come from a single Drosophila kikkawai strain 14028-0561.14 chromosome 3R, DkikHiC1v2, whole genome shotgun sequence genomic window:
- the LOC138928697 gene encoding uncharacterized protein yields the protein MDYAGPFDIKIYTGRACLITKRAYIRPYYGKVPRRFARFVSRRGCPRQIHSDNGKTFVGAAAQLSRDFLHALNEAVTGAYSHQQLLWQFISPAAGVKSFKTLFYKSTATRKYTFEELFTLLARIEACLISRPLAPMSEDPADLLALTPGHFLVGGPLLDVVEPKIKGATTSIINRWQHLKALHQHFRLRWKEEYLKELYKRNKWRAPTRNLRAGDMLVIKEDNLPSNEWRLGRIDAVLPGVDGTGTHQASHCEGRPASDGGGRLPARTNCPSTPLIHGYDP from the exons ATGGACTATGCCGGTCCCTTCGACATCAAGATTTATACGGGACGAGCCTGTCTCATCACCAAGAG AGCCTACATCCGACCTTACTACGGAAAAGTTCCTCGCCGCTTTGCCCGTTTCGTGTCCCGAAGAGGATGCCCCCGTCAAATTCACTCGGACAACGGAAAGACGTTTGTGGGGGCGGCGGCCCAACTCTCCCGAGACTTTCTCCACGCTCTCAACGAGGCTGTGACGGGGGCCTATAGTCACCAGCAGCTGCTCTGGCAGTTCATTTCTCCGGCAGCAGGCGTAAAAAGCTTCAAAACCTTGTTTTACAAGTCTACGGCCACGCGAAAGTACACGTTTGAAGAGCTTTTCACACTTCTGGCTAGAATCGAAGCGTGCCTGATTTCGCGTCCGCTCGCTCCAATGTCCGAAGACCCCGCCGACTTGTTGGCACTTACGCCTGGGCACTTTCTTGTTGGAGGCCCTCTCCTCGACGTGGTTGAACCCAAAATAAAGGGGGCCACCACATCCATTATAAACCGCTGGCAACACCTGAAGGCTCTCCATCAGCACTTTCGTCTgcgatggaaggaggagtacCTCAAGGAACTCTATAAGCGGAATAAGTGGCGAGCTCCTACAAGAAATCTCCGTGCCGGGGATATGTTAGTCATCAAGGAAGACAACCTTCCGTCCAATGAGTGGCGATTAGGCAGAATTGACGCGGTGTTGCCAGGAGTCGATGGCACGGGGACTCATCAAGCGTCCCATTGCGAAGGTCGTCCTGCTTCCGATGGAGGAGGTCGACTGCCCGCAAGAACCAATTGCCCCTCCACTCCATTAATCCATGGATACGATCCGTAG